One Staphylococcus simiae genomic region harbors:
- the asnS gene encoding asparagine--tRNA ligase, whose amino-acid sequence MKTTIKQAKDYINQEVTIGAWLTNKRSSGKIAFLQLRDGTGFMQGVVVKAEVDEDTFKLAKDITQETSLYVTGVITEDNRSDLGYEMQVKSIEVISEAHDYPITPKNHGTEFLMDHRHLWLRSKKQHAVMKIRNEIIRATYEFFNNDGFTKVDPPILTASAPEGTSELFHTKYFDQDAFLSQSGQLYLEAAAMAHGRVFSFGPTFRAEKSKTRRHLIEFWMIEGEMAFTNHAQSLEIQEQYVTHVVKSVLENCKLELNILERDTSKLEKVATPFPRITYDDAIVFLQEQGFDDIEWGEDFGAPHETAIANHYDLPVFITNYPTKIKPFYMQPNPENEDTVLCADLIAPEGYGEIIGGSERIDDLELLEQRVEAFGLDKDAYSYYLDLRRYGSVPHSGFGLGLERTVAWISGVEHVRETAPFPRLLNRLYP is encoded by the coding sequence ATGAAAACAACGATTAAACAAGCTAAAGATTATATAAACCAAGAAGTGACAATTGGAGCTTGGTTAACTAATAAACGTTCAAGTGGTAAAATTGCCTTTTTACAATTACGTGATGGTACAGGGTTTATGCAAGGTGTTGTTGTTAAAGCAGAAGTTGATGAAGATACTTTTAAATTAGCTAAAGATATTACGCAAGAAACGTCATTATATGTTACTGGTGTGATAACTGAAGACAATCGTTCTGACTTAGGCTATGAAATGCAAGTCAAATCAATTGAAGTTATTTCAGAAGCACATGATTATCCAATCACACCTAAAAATCACGGTACAGAATTCTTAATGGATCATAGACACTTATGGTTAAGATCTAAAAAACAACATGCTGTCATGAAAATTAGAAACGAAATTATTCGTGCAACGTATGAATTTTTCAACAATGATGGATTTACTAAAGTCGATCCACCAATTTTAACTGCTAGCGCACCTGAAGGTACAAGTGAATTATTCCATACTAAATACTTCGATCAAGATGCATTTTTATCACAGAGTGGTCAACTTTATTTAGAAGCTGCGGCTATGGCACATGGTAGAGTATTTTCATTTGGTCCAACGTTCAGAGCTGAGAAATCAAAAACACGTAGACATTTAATTGAATTCTGGATGATTGAAGGTGAAATGGCATTTACAAATCATGCTCAAAGTTTAGAAATTCAAGAACAATATGTCACTCATGTTGTCAAATCAGTATTAGAAAATTGTAAACTTGAATTGAATATTTTAGAACGTGATACGTCAAAATTAGAAAAAGTTGCAACACCATTCCCTAGAATTACTTATGATGATGCAATTGTCTTCTTACAAGAACAAGGCTTTGATGATATTGAATGGGGTGAAGATTTTGGTGCGCCTCATGAAACGGCAATTGCTAATCATTATGATTTACCAGTATTTATTACAAACTATCCAACTAAAATTAAACCATTTTATATGCAACCTAACCCAGAGAATGAAGATACAGTGTTATGTGCTGATTTAATTGCTCCTGAAGGTTATGGTGAAATTATCGGTGGTTCTGAACGTATTGATGATTTAGAACTATTAGAACAACGTGTTGAAGCGTTTGGTCTTGATAAAGATGCTTATAGCTATTATTTAGACTTACGTCGTTATGGCAGTGTTCCACATAGTGGATTCGGTTTAGGATTAGAACGTACAGTTGCTTGGATTTCAGGTGTAGAACATGTTAGAGAAACAGCACCATTCCCAAGACTATTAAATCGTTTATATCCATAA
- a CDS encoding DUF1273 domain-containing protein, which produces MIKTVYITGYKSYELNIFKDDAPEVYYLKEFIKHKIKQLLDEGLEWVLIQGQMGIELWTAEVVIDLQQNYPELKYAVITPFLGHTEKWNEHNQAKYANITEHADYVDSIFHAPYQGPYQFKQADQFMLEHTDQTLLIYDEEQEASPKFFKQMLVDFMEKTNYTCDIVTFDELTAFINDLQWSEDQRF; this is translated from the coding sequence ATGATAAAAACAGTCTATATTACAGGATATAAATCATATGAATTGAACATTTTTAAAGATGACGCACCTGAAGTGTACTATTTAAAGGAATTTATTAAACATAAAATTAAGCAACTGTTAGATGAAGGATTAGAGTGGGTGTTAATCCAAGGACAAATGGGTATTGAATTATGGACTGCAGAAGTTGTAATTGATTTGCAACAAAATTATCCAGAACTAAAATATGCTGTTATCACACCGTTTCTTGGTCATACTGAAAAATGGAACGAACATAATCAAGCAAAGTATGCCAATATTACTGAACATGCAGATTATGTTGATAGTATTTTTCATGCACCATACCAGGGACCTTATCAATTTAAGCAAGCCGATCAATTTATGCTTGAACATACCGATCAAACATTGCTTATTTATGATGAAGAACAGGAAGCAAGTCCTAAGTTTTTCAAGCAGATGTTAGTTGATTTTATGGAAAAAACAAACTATACTTGTGATATTGTGACGTTTGATGAATTAACAGCATTTATCAACGACTTACAGTGGTCTGAAGATCAAAGATTCTAA
- the nth gene encoding endonuclease III: MISKKKALEMIDVIADMFPDAECELKHDNPFELTIAVLLSAQCTDVLVNRVTAKLFKKYKTPEDYLAVSDEELMNDIRSIGLYRNKAKNIKKLCRSLLEQFDGQIPKTHTELESLAGVGRKTANVVMSVAFGEPSLAVDTHVERVSKRLGINRWKDNVRQVEDRLCSIIPKDRWTKSHHQLIFFGRYHCLARAPKCDICPLLDDCREGQKRYKASLKEA, from the coding sequence ATGATTAGTAAAAAGAAAGCACTTGAAATGATTGATGTTATTGCAGATATGTTTCCTGATGCCGAATGTGAACTCAAACATGACAATCCATTTGAATTAACTATTGCAGTGTTATTGTCGGCGCAATGTACAGACGTTCTAGTTAATAGGGTAACAGCAAAATTATTCAAAAAGTATAAAACACCTGAAGATTACCTTGCTGTAAGTGATGAAGAATTGATGAATGATATTCGTTCAATCGGCTTATATAGAAATAAAGCGAAAAATATAAAAAAACTTTGTCGCTCGTTATTAGAACAATTTGACGGTCAAATACCAAAAACACATACAGAACTTGAAAGTTTAGCTGGTGTTGGCCGTAAAACTGCTAATGTTGTCATGAGTGTCGCATTTGGAGAACCATCACTAGCAGTAGATACACACGTTGAACGTGTCTCTAAAAGGCTTGGTATTAATCGCTGGAAAGATAATGTCAGACAAGTAGAAGATCGACTTTGTTCAATTATACCTAAAGATCGATGGACGAAAAGTCATCATCAACTCATATTTTTTGGCAGATATCATTGTTTAGCTAGAGCACCAAAATGTGATATTTGTCCGTTATTAGACGATTGTAGAGAAGGTCAGAAACGTTATAAAGCTAGTTTGAAAGAGGCATAG
- a CDS encoding transglycosylase domain-containing protein, translating to MTEKKGSSQANQNGQNNGKSNSKKNRNVKRTIIKIIGFMIIAFFIVLLLGILLFAYYAWKAPAFTEAKLQDPIPAKIYDKNGDLVKTLDNGQRHEHVNLKDVPKSMKDAVLATEDNRFYDHGALDYKRLFGAVGKNLTGGFGAQGASTLTQQVVKDSFLSQQKSIGRKAQEAYLSYRLEQEYSKDDIFQVYLNKIYYSDGVTGIKAAAKYYFNKDLKDLNLAEEAYLAGLPQVPNNYNIYDHPKAAEDRKDTVLYLMHHHKRISDKQWKDAKKIDLKANLVNRSKEDRQNVDTNKDPEYNSYINFVKSELMNNKHFKDEDLGSVLQSGIKIYTNMDKDVQKTLQNDIDNGSYYKNKDQQVGATILDSKTGGLVAISGGRDFKDVLNRNQATDPHPTGSSLKPFLAYGPAIENMDWATNHSVQDESAYQIDGSTFRNYDTKSHGNVSIYDALRQSFNIPALKTWQAVKESAGNDAPKKFAAKLGLDYEGDIGPSEVLGGSASEFSPTQLASAFAAIANGGTYNNAHSIQKVVTRDGDTIEYDHTSHKAMKASTAYMLAEMLKGTFKAYGSAYGHGVSGVNMGAKTGTGTYGSETYAEYNLPDNAAKDVWINGFTPQYTMSVWMGFSKVKQYGENSFIGHNEQEYPQYLYENVMSQIASRDGEDFKRPSTVGGSAPDALYVAGNQDSNVTNRSTHGSSDTSANNNGSSQSSNGSSNSSSQQNSGGNAFTRLFNFIPFF from the coding sequence ATGACGGAAAAGAAAGGATCTTCTCAGGCTAACCAAAATGGCCAAAATAATGGGAAGTCCAATTCAAAAAAGAATAGAAATGTTAAGAGAACGATTATAAAGATTATTGGTTTCATGATTATTGCATTTTTCATTGTTCTTTTACTCGGTATCTTATTGTTTGCATATTATGCTTGGAAAGCACCCGCTTTTACAGAAGCTAAATTACAAGATCCTATTCCAGCCAAAATATATGACAAAAATGGTGATCTTGTTAAAACATTAGATAACGGTCAAAGGCATGAACATGTTAATTTGAAAGATGTTCCAAAATCGATGAAAGATGCTGTTCTAGCAACTGAAGATAATCGATTCTATGACCATGGTGCTCTAGATTATAAACGTTTATTTGGAGCGGTTGGTAAAAACTTAACTGGTGGATTCGGGGCGCAAGGTGCATCTACACTAACGCAACAAGTTGTTAAAGATTCATTCTTATCACAACAAAAATCTATCGGTCGTAAAGCTCAAGAAGCTTATTTATCATATCGCTTAGAACAAGAGTATAGTAAAGATGATATCTTCCAAGTGTATTTAAATAAAATTTACTATTCTGATGGTGTAACTGGTATTAAAGCTGCTGCTAAGTACTATTTCAATAAAGATTTGAAAGACTTAAACTTAGCTGAAGAAGCTTACCTAGCAGGTTTACCTCAGGTTCCAAATAACTATAATATTTATGATCATCCAAAAGCAGCTGAAGATCGTAAAGATACAGTACTTTATTTAATGCACCACCATAAGCGTATCAGCGACAAACAATGGAAGGATGCTAAGAAAATTGACTTAAAAGCAAACTTAGTAAATCGTTCTAAAGAAGATCGTCAAAATGTTGATACAAATAAAGATCCAGAATATAACTCATATATTAATTTTGTGAAATCAGAACTTATGAATAACAAACATTTCAAAGATGAGGATTTAGGTTCTGTGTTACAAAGTGGTATTAAGATTTATACAAATATGGATAAAGATGTTCAAAAAACATTACAAAATGATATTGATAATGGTAGTTACTACAAGAATAAAGACCAACAAGTTGGTGCAACAATTCTTGATAGTAAAACAGGTGGACTTGTAGCCATTTCTGGTGGACGTGACTTTAAAGATGTCTTAAATAGAAACCAAGCTACTGACCCTCACCCTACCGGTTCATCTTTAAAACCATTCTTAGCTTATGGTCCTGCCATTGAAAATATGGACTGGGCAACAAACCACTCAGTACAAGATGAATCTGCTTATCAAATTGATGGCTCAACATTTAGAAACTATGACACTAAGAGTCATGGTAATGTATCAATTTACGATGCCTTACGTCAAAGTTTCAACATTCCAGCCTTAAAAACTTGGCAAGCAGTTAAAGAAAGTGCTGGTAATGATGCACCTAAGAAATTTGCAGCTAAACTTGGTTTAGACTACGAAGGTGACATTGGTCCTTCAGAAGTACTTGGTGGTTCTGCATCTGAATTCTCACCTACTCAATTGGCTTCAGCATTCGCTGCAATTGCAAATGGTGGAACATATAACAATGCACATTCAATTCAAAAAGTTGTCACTCGTGATGGCGATACAATTGAATATGATCATACAAGTCATAAAGCTATGAAAGCTTCAACAGCTTATATGTTAGCTGAAATGTTAAAAGGTACTTTCAAAGCCTATGGTTCAGCATATGGCCATGGTGTTTCAGGCGTTAATATGGGTGCTAAAACTGGTACTGGTACTTACGGTAGCGAAACTTACGCTGAATATAACTTACCTGATAATGCTGCGAAAGACGTTTGGATCAATGGTTTCACACCACAATATACAATGTCAGTATGGATGGGCTTCAGTAAAGTTAAACAATACGGTGAAAATTCATTCATTGGTCACAATGAACAAGAATATCCACAATATTTATACGAAAATGTAATGTCTCAAATTGCTTCAAGAGATGGCGAAGACTTTAAACGTCCAAGTACAGTTGGTGGTAGTGCGCCAGACGCATTATATGTTGCAGGTAATCAAGATAGTAACGTTACTAACCGTAGTACTCACGGTAGTAGTGATACTTCTGCCAACAACAATGGATCATCACAATCATCAAATGGAAGCAGTAATAGTTCATCACAACAAAATAGTGGTGGCAATGCATTCACAAGACTATTTAACTTTATTCCATTCTTCTAG
- the recU gene encoding Holliday junction resolvase RecU, with protein sequence MNYPNGKPYRKNSTTDGEQKAAVFSNIDYGGRGMSLEKDIEHSNSFYLKSGMAVIHKKPTPVQIVNVNYPKRSKAVINEAYFRTPSTTDYNGVYRGHYIDFEAKETKNMTSFPLNNIHDHQVEHMKNTYQQQGIVFLIIRFKTLDEVYLLPYSKFEYFWTRYKADIKKSITVDEIRKNGYHIPYQYQPRLNYLKAVDKLILDESEDRV encoded by the coding sequence ATGAATTATCCAAATGGTAAACCATATCGTAAAAATAGTACTACAGACGGAGAGCAAAAAGCTGCCGTCTTTAGTAATATAGATTATGGTGGACGTGGTATGTCACTAGAAAAGGATATCGAACACTCTAATTCGTTTTATCTTAAAAGTGGCATGGCAGTTATTCACAAAAAGCCTACTCCAGTTCAGATAGTTAACGTTAACTACCCTAAACGGAGTAAAGCTGTGATCAACGAAGCATATTTTCGTACACCATCAACAACTGATTATAATGGTGTTTACCGAGGACATTATATTGATTTTGAAGCAAAGGAAACTAAAAACATGACTTCTTTTCCTTTAAACAATATTCATGATCATCAAGTTGAACATATGAAAAATACATATCAACAACAAGGTATTGTATTTTTGATTATACGTTTTAAAACCCTTGATGAAGTGTATTTATTGCCCTACTCTAAGTTCGAATATTTTTGGACTAGATACAAGGCTGACATCAAAAAATCAATAACAGTTGATGAAATACGAAAAAATGGTTACCATATTCCTTATCAGTATCAACCAAGATTAAACTATCTTAAAGCAGTTGATAAGTTGATATTAGATGAAAGTGAGGACCGCGTATGA
- a CDS encoding THUMP domain-containing class I SAM-dependent RNA methyltransferase produces the protein MFQLLAVCPMGLEAVVAKEIQELGYETQVENGRIFFEGDESAIVKANLWLRTADRIKIVVGRFNAKTFDELFEQTKALPWETIIDKEGNFPVQGRSVKSTLHSVPDCQAITKKAIVERLKHAYQEKGWLNESGAKYPVEVAILKDNVLLTIDTSGSGLNRRGYRLAQGEAPIKETLAASLIRLANWDGNTPLIDPFCGSGTIAIEACLIAQNIAPGFNRDFVSEQWNIMPANIYDKFRDEADKMADYDKEIQVYASDIDPQMIDIAKRNAEEVGLADIIQFTVKDVNTLTIDSEEPIALIGNPPYGERIGDREEVEEMYRYIGKLMKQHPYLSTYILTSNKEFEYLVNRKATKRRKLFNGYIECTYYQYWGKKLDKTQQQSN, from the coding sequence ATGTTTCAATTATTAGCCGTATGTCCAATGGGCTTAGAAGCGGTAGTTGCGAAAGAAATACAAGAGTTAGGTTATGAGACCCAAGTAGAAAATGGACGTATCTTTTTCGAAGGTGATGAGTCAGCAATTGTTAAAGCCAATCTATGGTTACGTACAGCTGATCGTATCAAAATCGTTGTAGGACGTTTTAACGCTAAGACCTTTGATGAATTATTTGAACAAACAAAAGCATTACCATGGGAAACTATTATCGATAAAGAAGGTAACTTTCCCGTGCAAGGTAGAAGTGTGAAATCTACTTTACATAGTGTACCAGATTGTCAAGCTATAACAAAAAAAGCCATCGTTGAACGTTTAAAACATGCATATCAAGAAAAAGGTTGGTTAAATGAAAGTGGTGCGAAATACCCGGTTGAAGTAGCAATTTTAAAAGATAATGTGTTACTGACTATCGATACTTCAGGTTCTGGGTTAAATCGACGTGGTTATAGATTAGCGCAAGGTGAGGCGCCAATTAAAGAGACGCTAGCTGCAAGTTTAATTCGTCTTGCCAATTGGGATGGTAATACACCGTTAATTGATCCGTTCTGTGGCTCTGGAACAATTGCTATAGAAGCTTGTTTAATTGCTCAAAACATTGCACCTGGCTTTAATCGTGACTTTGTTTCTGAACAATGGAATATCATGCCAGCAAATATTTATGACAAATTTCGTGATGAAGCTGATAAAATGGCAGATTATGACAAAGAAATACAAGTGTATGCTTCAGATATCGATCCACAAATGATTGACATTGCTAAACGTAATGCTGAAGAAGTAGGTCTAGCAGATATTATTCAATTTACTGTTAAAGATGTTAATACATTAACAATTGATAGCGAAGAACCTATTGCTTTAATCGGTAATCCACCATACGGTGAACGTATTGGCGATCGTGAAGAAGTTGAGGAAATGTATCGCTATATTGGTAAATTAATGAAACAACATCCATATTTATCAACATATATTTTAACAAGTAATAAAGAATTTGAATATTTAGTAAATCGTAAAGCAACTAAGCGTCGAAAATTATTTAATGGCTATATTGAATGTACCTATTATCAATATTGGGGTAAAAAATTAGACAAAACTCAGCAACAAAGTAACTAA
- a CDS encoding DUF4889 domain-containing protein — protein sequence MSKKMGIGLSAILLIIGIVIICMMVFSSQKTTYYGYMSNSTTAEKVVSEKDGLVKHNVKIDTDSDFKPKKGDFVKLISKDDGKTFYKKDIVKHDDIPHGLMMKIHEMHMSMNMQ from the coding sequence ATGAGTAAAAAAATGGGAATTGGCTTATCAGCAATACTATTAATTATAGGTATTGTTATTATTTGCATGATGGTATTTTCAAGTCAGAAGACAACGTATTATGGTTATATGAGTAATTCAACAACTGCTGAAAAAGTAGTAAGTGAAAAAGATGGACTAGTAAAACATAATGTTAAAATTGACACAGATAGTGACTTCAAGCCTAAAAAAGGTGACTTCGTGAAGTTGATTTCTAAAGATGATGGCAAGACATTCTATAAAAAAGATATAGTTAAACATGATGACATTCCACATGGTTTAATGATGAAAATCCATGAAATGCACATGAGCATGAATATGCAATAA
- a CDS encoding PepSY-associated TM helix domain-containing protein, whose translation MKNTFNPLQRLHFYAALFISPLLITLTISGIGYLFYPEVENNIYKTEFFGDSNITEHQSLNKAVHQVEHQFDGFYVSKVSVMAPPYNTRITIDDMAGNQRYVFLDHNNQIVSDQNAKHTYSNVMRNIHSSLFTENTIINYLVELTACWTIFMILSGTYLLVKKKLLTNKSKALRFQKWHAVIGVIIAVPVFILVLTGLPWSGFMGSKIADLMDNHGNLGQGQLAINPPKSDVNELPWATRKNKQPASESGGAHAHHGNMAMPLTNLDHQISIDKVVTNAEHAGIKKPFSIVYPSDIKGTFVVSNSSNTGVTGLDVSPYDEKTLYFDQYSGKNLGEIKYQQYGIIAKWFTWGIPLHEGHLFGIANKIINTLVCLLLLGAIAFGFTSWIKRVKGSSVKVPRRVKKPMSISVVVFLIILGVLMPLFGMSLIVIFIIEALLYVKDYKQKQS comes from the coding sequence ATGAAAAATACATTTAATCCATTACAAAGATTACATTTTTATGCAGCTTTATTTATTTCACCGTTACTTATCACACTTACCATTTCGGGTATCGGATATCTATTTTATCCAGAAGTGGAAAATAATATCTACAAAACTGAATTTTTCGGTGATAGTAACATAACAGAACATCAATCGTTAAACAAAGCAGTACATCAAGTCGAACATCAATTTGATGGCTTTTATGTTAGTAAAGTAAGTGTCATGGCACCACCTTATAATACGCGTATAACAATAGATGATATGGCGGGTAATCAAAGATATGTCTTTTTAGATCACAATAATCAAATAGTTAGTGACCAAAATGCTAAACACACGTATTCAAATGTAATGAGAAATATACATAGTTCACTATTCACTGAAAATACGATTATTAATTATTTAGTTGAACTCACAGCGTGTTGGACAATTTTTATGATTTTGTCTGGAACCTATTTACTCGTTAAAAAGAAACTGTTAACTAACAAGAGCAAAGCATTACGTTTTCAAAAATGGCATGCCGTCATCGGTGTGATTATAGCAGTTCCAGTCTTTATTCTTGTGTTAACTGGTCTTCCTTGGTCAGGATTTATGGGTAGTAAAATTGCTGACTTAATGGATAATCATGGCAATTTAGGTCAAGGACAACTTGCAATCAATCCACCTAAATCAGATGTTAATGAATTACCTTGGGCTACAAGGAAAAATAAACAACCAGCATCTGAAAGTGGCGGTGCACACGCACATCATGGCAATATGGCTATGCCTCTAACCAATTTGGACCATCAAATATCCATTGATAAAGTGGTGACCAATGCTGAACATGCCGGTATTAAAAAGCCATTTTCAATTGTCTATCCATCTGATATTAAGGGTACATTTGTCGTTTCTAACTCTAGTAACACTGGCGTTACAGGTTTAGATGTCTCTCCTTACGATGAAAAGACGCTATATTTTGATCAATATAGTGGTAAAAATTTAGGAGAAATTAAATATCAACAATATGGCATTATTGCAAAGTGGTTTACTTGGGGTATTCCATTACATGAAGGTCACTTATTTGGTATTGCCAATAAAATTATTAACACACTGGTATGCTTATTATTATTAGGTGCTATTGCTTTTGGATTTACATCTTGGATCAAACGCGTCAAAGGTTCTTCAGTAAAAGTGCCTCGACGTGTTAAAAAACCGATGTCTATTTCGGTTGTTGTATTCTTAATTATTTTAGGTGTCTTAATGCCTTTATTTGGAATGTCACTCATTGTTATTTTTATTATTGAAGCATTACTCTATGTCAAAGATTATAAACAAAAACAAAGCTAA
- the gpsB gene encoding cell division regulator GpsB has product MSDVSLKLSAKDIYEKDFEKTMARGYRREEVDAFLDDIIADYQKMADMNNEVVKLSEENHKLKKELEELRLRVATSRPQDNKSFSSNNSNASTSASSNNVDILKRISNLEKAVFGK; this is encoded by the coding sequence ATGTCAGATGTTTCATTAAAGTTATCAGCAAAAGATATTTATGAAAAAGATTTTGAAAAAACAATGGCTCGCGGCTATAGAAGAGAAGAAGTAGATGCATTTTTAGACGATATTATTGCAGACTATCAAAAAATGGCCGATATGAATAATGAAGTTGTAAAATTATCTGAAGAGAACCATAAATTGAAAAAAGAATTAGAAGAATTAAGACTACGTGTAGCAACATCTAGACCTCAAGACAATAAAAGTTTTTCTTCAAATAATTCAAACGCTTCAACTTCAGCATCATCAAACAATGTTGATATTTTAAAACGAATTTCTAATTTAGAAAAAGCTGTATTTGGTAAATAA
- a CDS encoding DnaD domain-containing protein, translating to MDKYQLKTRPVVIRRELLDHYSELGIDEQDLIILIKLIYASETSNKQPSIELLQQGSTMQPRDVTNVIQNLIQRELLELNVQKDEEGRFTEYMNLDPFFDKLSQLLAQQEIENQEQNNKEKFKQLFRLLEDTFARPLSPYEIETLNQWIDVDQHDIAIIQAALDEANGQNKLSFKYIDRILLNWKKNNVKTIEDSKKIREKFNKPKMTHVVKEVPKFDWLNGEKLDD from the coding sequence ATGGATAAATATCAATTGAAAACAAGACCAGTCGTTATTCGACGTGAATTGTTAGATCACTATAGTGAACTTGGAATTGATGAACAAGATTTAATCATTTTAATTAAATTAATATATGCATCAGAAACTTCTAATAAACAGCCTTCGATTGAGTTGTTACAACAAGGTTCTACCATGCAACCTAGAGACGTTACTAATGTTATTCAAAACTTAATTCAACGTGAACTGCTAGAATTAAATGTTCAAAAGGATGAAGAAGGTCGTTTTACTGAATATATGAATTTAGATCCTTTTTTTGATAAATTAAGCCAACTATTAGCACAACAAGAGATTGAAAATCAGGAACAAAATAATAAAGAAAAATTTAAACAGCTATTTAGATTATTAGAAGATACATTTGCTAGACCATTATCTCCTTATGAAATAGAAACATTAAATCAATGGATTGATGTTGACCAACATGATATAGCGATAATACAAGCAGCTTTGGACGAGGCAAACGGACAGAATAAATTGAGTTTTAAATATATTGATCGTATATTACTTAATTGGAAGAAAAATAATGTAAAAACGATAGAAGATTCTAAAAAAATTAGAGAAAAGTTTAACAAACCTAAGATGACACATGTAGTAAAAGAAGTACCGAAATTTGACTGGCTAAATGGAGAGAAACTAGATGATTAG
- a CDS encoding DUF1798 family protein: MKSVVEQLIAEVNDMQQTYEHVKTNQCDHDFYQVVQPYASKIDHFLAQFQTYKLHIIHMPYMNDNKFELLMKHIEELSVECHFQRTSRKLFMEKIKSVHYDLQTIEDELSNKETLS, encoded by the coding sequence ATGAAGTCAGTAGTAGAACAACTTATAGCGGAAGTAAATGACATGCAACAAACGTATGAGCATGTTAAAACAAATCAATGTGATCATGATTTTTATCAAGTTGTACAACCATATGCATCAAAAATAGATCATTTTCTCGCTCAATTTCAAACGTATAAGCTACACATTATTCATATGCCATATATGAATGACAACAAGTTTGAATTACTAATGAAACATATCGAGGAATTATCTGTCGAATGTCATTTTCAACGAACAAGTAGGAAGTTATTCATGGAAAAGATAAAGAGTGTGCATTATGATCTACAAACGATAGAAGATGAGTTGTCTAATAAGGAGACGTTATCTTAA
- a CDS encoding YpoC family protein, with protein sequence MTITRQDFEQLEEQIDNFAKKKALKSIEAKPYLDEYFDMIMRYFKQVNAIDGSLDFSKLEQYPVVPMNFEERYHYMIERKYHFMGYRQMKTLTSELIKMNASYQTRLKIKNQHK encoded by the coding sequence ATGACTATAACAAGACAAGATTTTGAACAATTAGAAGAACAAATAGATAACTTTGCTAAAAAGAAGGCACTTAAATCAATTGAAGCAAAACCATATCTAGATGAATATTTTGATATGATTATGCGTTACTTTAAACAAGTAAATGCTATAGATGGTTCCTTGGACTTTAGTAAGTTAGAACAATATCCTGTTGTACCGATGAATTTTGAAGAAAGATATCATTATATGATAGAACGTAAATATCATTTTATGGGATATAGACAAATGAAGACATTAACCTCAGAATTAATTAAAATGAATGCATCATATCAAACCAGATTAAAAATTAAAAATCAACATAAATAA